CAGAGCATGCCGCGCCGGCTCGGTCTGACCGGTGTGGTGTTCACGCAGATCCGTCGGTACGAGGAAGCGCAGCGCGCGGGCAAGCCGGTGCCGTACAGCGACGTCGTGAGCCTGATCCAGCTCGTGCTCCGGCGACCGGACGCGGGGGTGATCCTCTGGGAAACCGGTCAGGCGATGGCGCAGCGACGGCTCGAGCGTGTCCCGCAGGCCATGGTCCGTGTCGCGCGGCTGATGCCCGGGCACGGTGTACCGAGCGCAGCACGTGTGGGGCGGCGCCTGTTGCGCGCGCTGAGCGGTGGCGGCACGATCGAGGCGCATGCGCGCCCTTTTCGCGTGACGTTCAACGACTGTCCGCTGGCGACGCTGGACTCGCTCGGCACGGGCTGTTCGCTGTACACGGGTGCCCTGGAAACGCTGGTGCGCGGTTACAGCGGACGGGAGGCCCTCATCGTACACGAGGACTGCCGCGCCCGCGGCGGCGACGCGTGCATCTGGACCGAAGCCCCGGATCCGCCGGCACCGAGCGCCGCGGCGTAGGCGCAAACCGTCGTCTCGAGTCGCTTCCAGGAGCCGGTATGTGGATGCCGGTGCTTCTCAGCGTCCGCCGGCCGGCCCGTCCGCTCCGGGTGCCGTTTCGCTGATCCCTGCCGCGGCGGTCAGCTTGGCGCGGATCTGCTGGTTGAACGTTTCCCACTTCATCCGCATCTGCTCGGCGTCGGTCGTGCCCTCCAGGAACCCGACCGGGATCTCGAACCCGCCTGCGCGGCTGCGGCCGCCACCGTAGTAGCGTCCGCGGGCGTCGCTGCCGAGTGCGGTCTTCAGGAACTGGTCGACGTCCATCGTGATCCGCGTCGTGCGGACACTGCCGACCACCACCTCGCGATCCCCGCCGCCCTGCAGAATGCCATAGACGATCGCGGTGTGGACGTTCTCCTCGGTCAGCAGGAAATCAGTGGCTTGCGGGATCGCATCGCGCTCCGCGTGACGCACGTAGCCGACGCCCGCGATCGAGTAGCCGTTGCGCACGAGTCGGTCGGTCAGTGCGATGCGGATCACGTCCATCGTGCCGCGGGAGCGCTGCACCTTGAGGATCGCCTCGAGCAGCTCGGGGTCGTGGTAGCGGCTGAGGTATGCTGCCGCCGCGTGCTCTTCGGGCCCCGCGCGGATGAAGCCGTTCGTCTCGCTGCGCAGCGCATGCACGAGCGCGGTCGCGAGCTGCACGTCCGCCTCCTCCTCGACGCTGAGCGTCATGGTGACGGCACTCTCCAGGTAATCCGCCAGGATCGTGGCCACCGCACCGACGGGACGGATGTCGGTGAACTCCGCCTCGAGCACGTTCTGCGGCGCATGATGATCGATGATCGCGAGCGTCGGAACGCCCGCGGCGTTCAGCCGGTCCAGCAGTCGCGTCGTCGTGCCCTGGTTGTCGATGAAGACGGCACCGTCGTA
This genomic window from Longimicrobiales bacterium contains:
- a CDS encoding bifunctional oligoribonuclease/PAP phosphatase NrnA; amino-acid sequence: MSIVPLRDERTNRLPMDYGAQARARDFDEFLRRHAHESHVVAIQDYPDPDAIAGAHAYRMFAAQHDISVEILYEGRISHQENLALTQLVDIEMTRYTEGLPLDGYDGAVFIDNQGTTTRLLDRLNAAGVPTLAIIDHHAPQNVLEAEFTDIRPVGAVATILADYLESAVTMTLSVEEEADVQLATALVHALRSETNGFIRAGPEEHAAAAYLSRYHDPELLEAILKVQRSRGTMDVIRIALTDRLVRNGYSIAGVGYVRHAERDAIPQATDFLLTEENVHTAIVYGILQGGGDREVVVGSVRTTRITMDVDQFLKTALGSDARGRYYGGGRSRAGGFEIPVGFLEGTTDAEQMRMKWETFNQQIRAKLTAAAGISETAPGADGPAGGR